In Microplitis demolitor isolate Queensland-Clemson2020A chromosome 9, iyMicDemo2.1a, whole genome shotgun sequence, one genomic interval encodes:
- the LOC103575974 gene encoding inactive peptidyl-prolyl cis-trans isomerase FKBP6 — protein MAKIIDPVLGVSLRDLMSDDGMVFNFGNEFVENNDDDTFKFDQNIDFTDDELLKFMNLEISDDENEYDNKQSSNKDDDNENSKVPMSPGFNFDKIKEKMTNLRDDGKIKKLILKNGIGETVAKDSQIVIKYSGYLEGQDNPFDSTYQRHCADRYRLNRGELIHGLELSIQSMKKHEVSAFLIDPDLAYGEIGCWPNIPGNSEVLFIVNLIDYADNIAADDYESLEPEERKVFNKIEKFIENLLLIGGDNYKRGQIKRAIRDYKRAIDRLEESKFNNNNNNNNNNNNEEERYKLLISRAYQNLALCYNKEDMPRKACIACNNVINKTAKTYFHYGRALIKMGEYKEALEKLNLALEMSPRNDEIMKEIGIADKLQRKNIKTEKDMWSNCLGMEKLTSEIKNIEYKKIANEFCNNFINNNDVMRQPLPDGIDLLLKDSIRKAALLLGIKITSVNKYGKESLYLEKSNYQ, from the exons atggctAAAATTATAGATCCAGTGTTGGGAGTTAGCCTCAG agaTTTGATGTCAGATGATGGTATGGTGTTTAATTTTGGAAatgaatttgttgaaaataacgACGatgatacttttaaatttgatcaaaatattgattttacgGATGATGAGTTGCTTAAATTCATGAATCTTGAAATATCAGATGATGAAAATGAGTATGATAATAAACAAAGCAGTAATaaagatgatgataatgaaaattCTAAAGTTCCAATGTCGCCAGGTttcaattttgataaaataaaagaaaaaatgacaaatttacGTGATGATGGAAAA attaaaaaattaattcttaaaaatggTATTGGAGAAACAGTAGCTAAAGATTcacaaatagtaataaaatattcaggTTATTTAGAAGGTCAAGATAATCCATTTGATTCAACTTATCAACGTCATTGTGCTGATCGTTATCGGTTAAATCGGGGCGAATTAATACATGGTTTAGAATTATCAATTCAAAGTATGAAGAAACATGAGGTATCAGCATTTTTAATTGATCCAGATTTAGCTTATGGTGAAATAGGATGTTGGCCAAATATTCCTGGTAATTCAGAAGTTTTGTTTATCGTTAATCTAATAGATTATGCAGACAATATTGCTGCTGATGATTATGAGTCACTTGAACCAGAAGAGcgtaaagtatttaataaaattgaaaaatttattgaaaatttattattaattggtgGTGATAATTATAAACGTGGACAAATAAAACGTGCAATACGTGATTATAAACGTGCTATTGATCGTTTAGAAGaatcaaaattcaataataataataataataataataataataataatgaagaagaacgttataaattattaatatcacgTGCCTATCAAAATTTAGCACTTTGTTATAATAAAGAGGATATGCCACGTAAAGCTTGTATTGCTTGtaataatgttattaataaaacagctaaaacttattttcattatggacgtgcattaattaaaatgggAGAATATAAAGAggcattagaaaaattaaatcttgCATTAGAAATGAGTCCACGTAATgatgaaataatgaaagaaattGGTATTGCTGATAAATTAcagcgtaaaaatataaaaactgaaaaagatATGTGGTCAAATTGTTTGGGTATGGAAAAATTAAcatctgaaattaaaaatattgaatacaaaaaaatagctaatgaattttgtaataattttattaataataatgatgttaTGAGACAACCATTACCCGATGGAAttgatttattacttaaagATTCTATAAGAAAAGCAGCATTATTATTGggtattaaaattacatctgTCAATAAATATGGTAAAGAAAGTCTTTATCttgaaaaatctaattatcagtaa
- the LOC103575976 gene encoding phenoloxidase-activating factor 2 → MIKLSRICLGKFILLTAFVCSFAQTPSIHDGIVFSGTTTTTSGRINSNCNCIVNGLCQSVPSLTSPPSIDIRIVNQGTQGGCPSGQILCCGTSGNYLTNSCGIQKITNSPAQPQGIAKYGQYPWQVALLKLNNEYIGSGVLITPTHILTAAHKVVTYPNTQFKVRLGDWNGIENNEPYPYQEYNPASVKIHENFNSQSLYNDIAIIKIFGIVPLDTSPHINTACLPTAMPATGTRCWVTGWGKNAFGPTGSYQNILRQVEVPIVDQSSCENRLRNTRLGQAFILDRVSFMCAGGETGKDACTGDGGAPLVYQSSTQQWSVIGLVSWGIGCAQDVPGVYVNVVNYLPWIYKNMS, encoded by the exons atgataaaattaagtaGAATTTGTTTGGGTAAATTTATACTATTAACAGCATTTGTTTGTTCTTTTGCCCAAACTCCATCAATTCATGATGGAATTGTTTTTAGTGGAACAA cAACAACTACAAGTGGAcgaattaattcaaattgtaATTGTATTGTCAATGGTTTGTGTCAATCAGTACCATCATTGACATCTCCACCTTCAATAGACATAAGAATTGTCAATCaa GGTACACAAGGAGGATGTCCATCAGGTCAAATCTTGTGTTGTGGTACATcaggaaattatttaacaaattcatgtggaatacaaaaaataacaaattcacCAGCTCAACCACAAGGAATAGCCAAGTATGGACAATACCCTTGGCAAGTTGCccttttaaaactaaataatgaGTACATCGGTTCAGGTGTACTTATCACACCTACACATATTCTTACAGCTGCTCATAAAGTTGTAACATATCC aAATACTCAGTTTAAAGTAAGACTTGGTGATTGGAATGGTATAGAAAATAATGAACCATATCCATATCAAGAATATAATCCAGCGAGtgttaaaattcatgaaaattttaattctcaaTCTCTTTATAATGACattgcaataattaaaatttttggaattgtACCACTTGATACAAGTCCACATATTAATACTGCGTGTTTGCCAACAGCAATGCCAGCAACTGGAACAAGATGTTGGGTTACTGGTTGGGGTAAAAATGCTTTTGGACCTactggaagttatcaaaatatattaagaCAGGTTGAGGTGCCAATTGTTGATCAATCGAGTTGTGAAAATAGACTTCGCAATACTAGATTGGGTCAGGCTTTTATTTTAGATAGAGTTAGTTTCATGTGTGCCGGTGGTGAAACTGGAAAAGATGCTTGcact ggtGATGGTGGTGCACCATTAGTATATCAATCTAGCACTCAACAATGGAGCGTTATTGGTTTAGTTAGTTGGGGAATCGGTTGTGCACAAGATGTTCCAGGAGTTTATGTTAatgttgttaattatttaccttggatttataaaaatatgagttaa